Proteins encoded within one genomic window of Pygocentrus nattereri isolate fPygNat1 chromosome 9, fPygNat1.pri, whole genome shotgun sequence:
- the myt1a gene encoding myelin transcription factor 1 isoform X4 has protein sequence MSQDTEEKRTRTRSKGIRVPLELVGQEYSCPTPGCDGLGHVSGKYARHRSALGCPLAKKRKLQEAEENQAPSKKKPNPLKLAMDEGFNADSDTNSETEPKDDAVESDEETTEKEEETKKKEEDTAEPLAVVAPSAEASQVEAEDKPEEVKNIPTPEPEEEPAKEQVEAEATPIQQVTMETDNAEGLQVAEEIQAGEEEDGEGVEEEMTEEDRMTQQLKVSDEPMQIAEEEEDGEDNEEQDEEGESQCSSQKNNSDHQYFSGDFNKVQAKEAEEKTNNQEDDVDEEEEEDEEEEEEEEAQTKPDQSPIVPESSFPTQVSEPDAVINSEKPDTLLTDEEEEEEDEDEEDEEEAANKASPTVVIELHSEGDDEEDEDEEEDEGEEEVDEAEDEEMDSVSHRSEVTDESETYDMTRGNLGLLEQAIALKAEQTGHSSEESHSPELQGYHSLEEKSSKLPDHAARRGYYSKEGSRSEKKEVKCPTPGCDGTGHVTGLYPHHRSLSGCPHKDRVPPEILAMHENVLKCPTPGCNGQGHVNSNRNTHRSLSGCPIAAAGKHSKSFEKQVQAQASVSEQSVGGSKSDRVLRPMCFVKQLEIPQYGSYRPNVVPATPRANLAKELEKYSKVSFDYASFDVQVFGKRMLAPKMPTSETSPKAFKSSSPSQSLSGSYAKSSSSSTSSGYDYSHDAEAAHMAATAILNLSTRCWERPENLSTKHQEQASKDMEIEVDENGTLDLSMKKLKREGVRSPDPSSSSSSFSQQHGVTSPHSGHSYKVEEWEGPLDYTKTSRQKEEEPEEVDYTVQSHTSSDGEDDDVTQESLEDRKYPGEVTTSSFKVKLPPKDTKKDLLICPTPGCDGSGHITGNYASHRSLSGCPLADKSLRTLMAAHTGELKCPTPGCDGSGHITGNYASHRSLSGCPRAKKGGIKITPTKDDKEDSELIKCPVPGCDSLGHISGKYATHRSAYGCPLAARRQKEGLLNGTPFSWKSFKSEGPTCPTPGCDGSGHANGSFLTHRSLSGCPRASANKKKARFPGDDYISKKFRASDVLDNDEDIKQLNKEICELNESNSEMEADMANLHTQISSMEKNLKSMQEENKLIEEKNEALFIELSGLSQALIRSLANVRLPQMQEPISEQNFDTYVDTLTHMFSNKECYQNPENRALLESINQAVKGIEV, from the exons ttcctcTTGAGCTTGTAGGACAAGAATacag CTGTCCCACTCCTGGATGTGATGGTTTGGGTCATGTCAGTGGAAAATATGCTCGGCACAGAAG TGCACTGGGCTGCCCATTGGCCAAGAAACGGAAACTCCAAGAAGCAGAAGAGAACCAAGCGCCCTCTAAGAAGAAGCCCAACCCCCTGAAGCTTGCAATGGATGAAGGGTTCAATGCAGACAGTGACACAAACAGTGAGACTGAACCAAAGGATGATGCAGTGGAGTCTGATGAAGAGAcgacagaaaaagaggaagagactAAAAAGAAGGAAGAGGATACAGCAGAGCCTTTGGCAG TTGTTGCCCCATCAGCAGAAGCCTCACAAGTTGAAGCTGAAGATAAACCTGAAGAAGTCAAAAATATCCCGACTCCAGAGCCTGAAGAGGAACCGGCAAAAGAGCAGGTAGAGGCTGAAGCCACACCCATTCAACAAGTCACAATGGAGACAGACAATGCAGAGGGGCTTCAAGTTGCTGAGGAGATCCAAGCAGGCGAGGAAGAGGATGGAGAGGGTGTAGAAGAAGAGATGACAGAAGAAGATAGGATGACTCAGCAGCTAAAAGTTTCTGATGAGCCCATGCAGATAgcggaagaagaagaagatggtgAAGATAATGAGGAACAGGATGAGGAAGGCGAGAGCCAGTGCTCGAGTCAGAAGAACAATTCAGACCACCAGTACTTCAGCGGAGACTTCAACAAAGTCCAGGCCAAAGAAGCTGAGGAGAAAACAAATAATCAGGAAGATGATGTagatgaggaagaagaggaagatgaggaagaagaggaggaggaggaggcccAAACGAAGCCTGACCAGTCCCCTATCGTCCCGGaaagcagttttccaactcagGTATCAGAACCGGACGCCGTGATCAATAGCGAAAAACCAGACACTCTCCTAACTgatgaggaagaagaagaggaggacgaagatgaggaagatgaagaggaagCAGCCAACAAAGCCTCACCCACAGTAGTCATAGAGCTGCACTCTGAAGGTGAcgatgaggaggatgaggatgaagaagaggatgaaggagaggaagaagtgGATGAAGCAGAAGATGAAGAGATGGACAGCGTGTCCCATAGATCAGAAGTCACGGACGAGTCCGAGACGTACGACATGACACGAGGGAACCTGGGGCTCCTGGAGCAGGCCATCGCCCTGAAGGCTGAGCAGACCGGACACAGCTCCGAGGAGAGCCACTCTCCAGAGCTGCAGGGCTACCACAGCCtagaagagaaaagcagcaaACTGCCAGATCATGCAGCACGCAGGGGATACTACAGTAAAG AAGGTTCCAGATCAGAGAAGAAAGAAGTGAAATGCCCCACCCCAGGATGTGATGGGACAGGTCATGTGACTGGACTGTACCCTCACCACCGGAGCCTTTCTGGGTGTCCACATAAGGACAGGGTCCCACCTGAAA TCTTGGCCATGCATGAGAACGTGCTGAAATGTCCAACACCTGGATGCAATGGTCAAGGCCATGTTAACAGTAATCGCAACACACACCGCAG TTTATCTGGCTGCCCAATAGCTGCAGCAGGAAAACACTCAAAGAGTTTTGAAAAGCAAGTTCAGGCCCAGGCTTCGGTCAGTGAGCAGTCTGTTGGAGGCTCTAAATCAGACAGAGTACTCAG GCCCATGTGTTTTGTGAAGCAGCTGGAGATTCCTCAGTATGGTAGCTACAGACCTAATGTGGTGCCAGCCACCCCTCGAGCCAACCTGGCGAAGGAACTGGAGAAGTACTCCAAGGTGTCCTTTGACTATGCAAGCTTCGACGTGCAGGTGTTTGGCAAGCGCATGCTTGCCCCAAAGATGCCCACCAGCGAAACCTCACCTAAAGCCTTCAAAT CTTCCTCCCCAAGCCAGAGCTTATCTGGAAGCTATGCCAAGAGcagctcctcctccacctccagcGGATATGACTACTCTCATGATGCCGAGGCTGCTCACATGGCTGCCACTGCCATTCTCAACCTGTCCACGCGCTGCTGGGAGAGACCGGAGAACCTTAGCACCAAGCATCAGGAACAGGCCAGCAAG GACATGGAGATTGAGGTTGATGAGAACGGCACCCTAGACCTCAGCATGAAGAAACTCAAGAGGGAGGGTGTGAGGTCACCTGACccttcatcatcatcctcatcattcTCACAACAGCACGGAGTCACCTCACCTCACTCTGGCCACTCCTACAAAGTAGAAGAGTGGGAAGGGCCTCTCGATTACACCAAGACAAGCCgacagaaggaggaggagcctGAGGAG GTGGATTACACTGTACAGTCCCACACGTCCTCTGATGGAGAAGATGATGATGTCACACAAGAGAGTCTGGAGGACAGGAAGTATCCTGGTGAGGTCACAACGTCCAGCTTCAAAGTCAAGCTCCCACCCAAAGACACCAAGAAAGATCTCTTGAT ATGTCCCACCCCAGGATGTGATGGCAGTGGCCACATAACAGGGAACTATGCATCTCACCGCAG TCTCTCTGGATGTCCTCTTGCTGATAAAAGTCTTCGGACCCTCATGGCTGCCCACACTGGTGAACTCAA ATGCCCCACGCCAGGCTGTGATGGATCAGGACACATCACTGGAAACTATGCCTCACACAGAAG TTTGTCTGGATGCCCTCGTGCCAAGAAGGGAGGAATAAAAATAACCCCCACCAAGGATGACAAGGAAGATTCAGAGCTGATTAA GTGCCCGGTGCCTGGCTGTGATAGTCTGGGTCATATAAGCGGGAAGTACGCCACCCATCGTAGTGCCTACGGCTGCCCACTGGCCGCACGCAGACAGAAAGAGGGCCTGCTGAACGGTACACCTTTCTCCTGGAAGTCCTTCAAGTCAGAGGGTCCCACCTGCCCAACCCCGGGATGTGACGGCTCAGGCCATGCTAATGGCAGCTTCCTCACACACCGAAG CCTATCAGGTTGTCCTCGAGCTTCTGCTAACAAGAAGAAAGCAAGGTTCCCTGGAGATGACTACATCAGCAAAAAATTCAGAGCAAGTGATG TTCTTGATAATGATGAAGACATAAAGCAGCTGAACAAAGAGATCTGTGAGCTCAACGAGTCAAATTCAGAGATGGAAGCAGACATGGCCAACCTTCACACGCAG ATCTCATCAATGGAGAAGAACTTGAAGAGCATGCAGGAGGAAAACAAACTCATTGAAGAGAAAAATGAGGCCCTGTTCATTGAGCTGTCCGGCCTGAGCCAGGCACTGATCCGCAGCCTGGCCAACGTCCGTCTCCCTCAGATG CAGGAGCCCATCAGCGAGCAGAACTTTGATACCTATGTGGACACCCTGACCCAcatgttctctaacaaggaatGCTACCAGAACCCGGAGAACCGAGCCTTGCTGGAATCTATCAACCAGGCCGTCAAAGGCATCGAGGTGTAA
- the myt1a gene encoding myelin transcription factor 1 isoform X2, with protein sequence MSGENTVTARMKLCKVFLENEFHGQLLSQRWTRGDRVSSWENKRSKRIKMSQDTEEKRTRTRSKGIRVPLELVGQEYSCPTPGCDGLGHVSGKYARHRSALGCPLAKKRKLQEAEENQAPSKKKPNPLKLAMDEGFNADSDTNSETEPKDDAVESDEETTEKEEETKKKEEDTAEPLAVVAPSAEASQVEAEDKPEEVKNIPTPEPEEEPAKEQVEAEATPIQQVTMETDNAEGLQVAEEIQAGEEEDGEGVEEEMTEEDRMTQQLKVSDEPMQIAEEEEDGEDNEEQDEEGESQCSSQKNNSDHQYFSGDFNKVQAKEAEEKTNNQEDDVDEEEEEDEEEEEEEEAQTKPDQSPIVPESSFPTQVSEPDAVINSEKPDTLLTDEEEEEEDEDEEDEEEAANKASPTVVIELHSEGDDEEDEDEEEDEGEEEVDEAEDEEMDSVSHRSEVTDESETYDMTRGNLGLLEQAIALKAEQTGHSSEESHSPELQGYHSLEEKSSKLPDHAARRGYYSKGSRSEKKEVKCPTPGCDGTGHVTGLYPHHRSLSGCPHKDRVPPEILAMHENVLKCPTPGCNGQGHVNSNRNTHRSLSGCPIAAAGKHSKSFEKQVQAQASVSEQSVGGSKSDRVLRPMCFVKQLEIPQYGSYRPNVVPATPRANLAKELEKYSKVSFDYASFDVQVFGKRMLAPKMPTSETSPKAFKSSSPSQSLSGSYAKSSSSSTSSGYDYSHDAEAAHMAATAILNLSTRCWERPENLSTKHQEQASKDMEIEVDENGTLDLSMKKLKREGVRSPDPSSSSSSFSQQHGVTSPHSGHSYKVEEWEGPLDYTKTSRQKEEEPEEVDYTVQSHTSSDGEDDDVTQESLEDRKYPGEVTTSSFKVKLPPKDTKKDLLICPTPGCDGSGHITGNYASHRSLSGCPLADKSLRTLMAAHTGELKCPTPGCDGSGHITGNYASHRSLSGCPRAKKGGIKITPTKDDKEDSELIKCPVPGCDSLGHISGKYATHRSAYGCPLAARRQKEGLLNGTPFSWKSFKSEGPTCPTPGCDGSGHANGSFLTHRSLSGCPRASANKKKARFPGDDYISKKFRASDVLDNDEDIKQLNKEICELNESNSEMEADMANLHTQISSMEKNLKSMQEENKLIEEKNEALFIELSGLSQALIRSLANVRLPQMQEPISEQNFDTYVDTLTHMFSNKECYQNPENRALLESINQAVKGIEV encoded by the exons ttcctcTTGAGCTTGTAGGACAAGAATacag CTGTCCCACTCCTGGATGTGATGGTTTGGGTCATGTCAGTGGAAAATATGCTCGGCACAGAAG TGCACTGGGCTGCCCATTGGCCAAGAAACGGAAACTCCAAGAAGCAGAAGAGAACCAAGCGCCCTCTAAGAAGAAGCCCAACCCCCTGAAGCTTGCAATGGATGAAGGGTTCAATGCAGACAGTGACACAAACAGTGAGACTGAACCAAAGGATGATGCAGTGGAGTCTGATGAAGAGAcgacagaaaaagaggaagagactAAAAAGAAGGAAGAGGATACAGCAGAGCCTTTGGCAG TTGTTGCCCCATCAGCAGAAGCCTCACAAGTTGAAGCTGAAGATAAACCTGAAGAAGTCAAAAATATCCCGACTCCAGAGCCTGAAGAGGAACCGGCAAAAGAGCAGGTAGAGGCTGAAGCCACACCCATTCAACAAGTCACAATGGAGACAGACAATGCAGAGGGGCTTCAAGTTGCTGAGGAGATCCAAGCAGGCGAGGAAGAGGATGGAGAGGGTGTAGAAGAAGAGATGACAGAAGAAGATAGGATGACTCAGCAGCTAAAAGTTTCTGATGAGCCCATGCAGATAgcggaagaagaagaagatggtgAAGATAATGAGGAACAGGATGAGGAAGGCGAGAGCCAGTGCTCGAGTCAGAAGAACAATTCAGACCACCAGTACTTCAGCGGAGACTTCAACAAAGTCCAGGCCAAAGAAGCTGAGGAGAAAACAAATAATCAGGAAGATGATGTagatgaggaagaagaggaagatgaggaagaagaggaggaggaggaggcccAAACGAAGCCTGACCAGTCCCCTATCGTCCCGGaaagcagttttccaactcagGTATCAGAACCGGACGCCGTGATCAATAGCGAAAAACCAGACACTCTCCTAACTgatgaggaagaagaagaggaggacgaagatgaggaagatgaagaggaagCAGCCAACAAAGCCTCACCCACAGTAGTCATAGAGCTGCACTCTGAAGGTGAcgatgaggaggatgaggatgaagaagaggatgaaggagaggaagaagtgGATGAAGCAGAAGATGAAGAGATGGACAGCGTGTCCCATAGATCAGAAGTCACGGACGAGTCCGAGACGTACGACATGACACGAGGGAACCTGGGGCTCCTGGAGCAGGCCATCGCCCTGAAGGCTGAGCAGACCGGACACAGCTCCGAGGAGAGCCACTCTCCAGAGCTGCAGGGCTACCACAGCCtagaagagaaaagcagcaaACTGCCAGATCATGCAGCACGCAGGGGATACTACAGTAAAG GTTCCAGATCAGAGAAGAAAGAAGTGAAATGCCCCACCCCAGGATGTGATGGGACAGGTCATGTGACTGGACTGTACCCTCACCACCGGAGCCTTTCTGGGTGTCCACATAAGGACAGGGTCCCACCTGAAA TCTTGGCCATGCATGAGAACGTGCTGAAATGTCCAACACCTGGATGCAATGGTCAAGGCCATGTTAACAGTAATCGCAACACACACCGCAG TTTATCTGGCTGCCCAATAGCTGCAGCAGGAAAACACTCAAAGAGTTTTGAAAAGCAAGTTCAGGCCCAGGCTTCGGTCAGTGAGCAGTCTGTTGGAGGCTCTAAATCAGACAGAGTACTCAG GCCCATGTGTTTTGTGAAGCAGCTGGAGATTCCTCAGTATGGTAGCTACAGACCTAATGTGGTGCCAGCCACCCCTCGAGCCAACCTGGCGAAGGAACTGGAGAAGTACTCCAAGGTGTCCTTTGACTATGCAAGCTTCGACGTGCAGGTGTTTGGCAAGCGCATGCTTGCCCCAAAGATGCCCACCAGCGAAACCTCACCTAAAGCCTTCAAAT CTTCCTCCCCAAGCCAGAGCTTATCTGGAAGCTATGCCAAGAGcagctcctcctccacctccagcGGATATGACTACTCTCATGATGCCGAGGCTGCTCACATGGCTGCCACTGCCATTCTCAACCTGTCCACGCGCTGCTGGGAGAGACCGGAGAACCTTAGCACCAAGCATCAGGAACAGGCCAGCAAG GACATGGAGATTGAGGTTGATGAGAACGGCACCCTAGACCTCAGCATGAAGAAACTCAAGAGGGAGGGTGTGAGGTCACCTGACccttcatcatcatcctcatcattcTCACAACAGCACGGAGTCACCTCACCTCACTCTGGCCACTCCTACAAAGTAGAAGAGTGGGAAGGGCCTCTCGATTACACCAAGACAAGCCgacagaaggaggaggagcctGAGGAG GTGGATTACACTGTACAGTCCCACACGTCCTCTGATGGAGAAGATGATGATGTCACACAAGAGAGTCTGGAGGACAGGAAGTATCCTGGTGAGGTCACAACGTCCAGCTTCAAAGTCAAGCTCCCACCCAAAGACACCAAGAAAGATCTCTTGAT ATGTCCCACCCCAGGATGTGATGGCAGTGGCCACATAACAGGGAACTATGCATCTCACCGCAG TCTCTCTGGATGTCCTCTTGCTGATAAAAGTCTTCGGACCCTCATGGCTGCCCACACTGGTGAACTCAA ATGCCCCACGCCAGGCTGTGATGGATCAGGACACATCACTGGAAACTATGCCTCACACAGAAG TTTGTCTGGATGCCCTCGTGCCAAGAAGGGAGGAATAAAAATAACCCCCACCAAGGATGACAAGGAAGATTCAGAGCTGATTAA GTGCCCGGTGCCTGGCTGTGATAGTCTGGGTCATATAAGCGGGAAGTACGCCACCCATCGTAGTGCCTACGGCTGCCCACTGGCCGCACGCAGACAGAAAGAGGGCCTGCTGAACGGTACACCTTTCTCCTGGAAGTCCTTCAAGTCAGAGGGTCCCACCTGCCCAACCCCGGGATGTGACGGCTCAGGCCATGCTAATGGCAGCTTCCTCACACACCGAAG CCTATCAGGTTGTCCTCGAGCTTCTGCTAACAAGAAGAAAGCAAGGTTCCCTGGAGATGACTACATCAGCAAAAAATTCAGAGCAAGTGATG TTCTTGATAATGATGAAGACATAAAGCAGCTGAACAAAGAGATCTGTGAGCTCAACGAGTCAAATTCAGAGATGGAAGCAGACATGGCCAACCTTCACACGCAG ATCTCATCAATGGAGAAGAACTTGAAGAGCATGCAGGAGGAAAACAAACTCATTGAAGAGAAAAATGAGGCCCTGTTCATTGAGCTGTCCGGCCTGAGCCAGGCACTGATCCGCAGCCTGGCCAACGTCCGTCTCCCTCAGATG CAGGAGCCCATCAGCGAGCAGAACTTTGATACCTATGTGGACACCCTGACCCAcatgttctctaacaaggaatGCTACCAGAACCCGGAGAACCGAGCCTTGCTGGAATCTATCAACCAGGCCGTCAAAGGCATCGAGGTGTAA
- the myt1a gene encoding myelin transcription factor 1 isoform X3, with protein sequence MSGENTVTARMKLCKVFLENEFHGQLLSQRWTRGDRVSSWENKRSKRIKMSQDTEEKRTRTRSKGIRVPLELVGQEYSCPTPGCDGLGHVSGKYARHRSALGCPLAKKRKLQEAEENQAPSKKKPNPLKLAMDEGFNADSDTNSETEPKDDAVESDEETTEKEEETKKKEEDTAEPLAVVAPSAEASQVEAEDKPEEVKNIPTPEPEEEPAKEQVEAEATPIQQVTMETDNAEGLQVAEEIQAGEEEDGEGVEEEMTEEDRMTQQLKVSDEPMQIAEEEEDGEDNEEQDEEGESQCSSQKNNSDHQYFSGDFNKVQAKEAEEKTNNQEDDVDEEEEEDEEEEEEEEAQTKPDQSPIVPESSFPTQVSEPDAVINSEKPDTLLTDEEEEEEDEDEEDEEEAANKASPTVVIELHSEGDDEEDEDEEEDEGEEEVDEAEDEEMDSVSHRSEVTDESETYDMTRGNLGLLEQAIALKAEQTGHSSEESHSPELQGYHSLEEKSSKLPDHAARRGYYSKEGSRSEKKEVKCPTPGCDGTGHVTGLYPHHRSLSGCPHKDRVPPEILAMHENVLKCPTPGCNGQGHVNSNRNTHRSLSGCPIAAAGKHSKSFEKQVQAQASVSEQSVGGSKSDRVLRPMCFVKQLEIPQYGSYRPNVVPATPRANLAKELEKYSKVSFDYASFDVQVFGKRMLAPKMPTSETSPKAFKSSSPSQSLSGSYAKSSSSSTSSGYDYSHDAEAAHMAATAILNLSTRCWERPENLSTKHQEQASKDMEIEVDENGTLDLSMKKLKREGVRSPDPSSSSSSFSQQHGVTSPHSGHSYKVEEWEGPLDYTKTSRQKEEEPEEVDYTVQSHTSSDGEDDDVTQESLEDRKYPGEVTTSSFKVKLPPKDTKKDLLICPTPGCDGSGHITGNYASHRSLSGCPLADKSLRTLMAAHTGELKCPTPGCDGSGHITGNYASHRSLSGCPRAKKGGIKITPTKDDKEDSELIKCPVPGCDSLGHISGKYATHRSAYGCPLAARRQKEGLLNGTPFSWKSFKSEGPTCPTPGCDGSGHANGSFLTHRSLSGCPRASANKKKARFPGDDYISKKFRASDVLDNDEDIKQLNKEICELNESNSEMEADMANLHTQISSMEKNLKSMQEENKLIEEKNEALFIELSGLSQALIRSLANVRLPQMEPISEQNFDTYVDTLTHMFSNKECYQNPENRALLESINQAVKGIEV encoded by the exons ttcctcTTGAGCTTGTAGGACAAGAATacag CTGTCCCACTCCTGGATGTGATGGTTTGGGTCATGTCAGTGGAAAATATGCTCGGCACAGAAG TGCACTGGGCTGCCCATTGGCCAAGAAACGGAAACTCCAAGAAGCAGAAGAGAACCAAGCGCCCTCTAAGAAGAAGCCCAACCCCCTGAAGCTTGCAATGGATGAAGGGTTCAATGCAGACAGTGACACAAACAGTGAGACTGAACCAAAGGATGATGCAGTGGAGTCTGATGAAGAGAcgacagaaaaagaggaagagactAAAAAGAAGGAAGAGGATACAGCAGAGCCTTTGGCAG TTGTTGCCCCATCAGCAGAAGCCTCACAAGTTGAAGCTGAAGATAAACCTGAAGAAGTCAAAAATATCCCGACTCCAGAGCCTGAAGAGGAACCGGCAAAAGAGCAGGTAGAGGCTGAAGCCACACCCATTCAACAAGTCACAATGGAGACAGACAATGCAGAGGGGCTTCAAGTTGCTGAGGAGATCCAAGCAGGCGAGGAAGAGGATGGAGAGGGTGTAGAAGAAGAGATGACAGAAGAAGATAGGATGACTCAGCAGCTAAAAGTTTCTGATGAGCCCATGCAGATAgcggaagaagaagaagatggtgAAGATAATGAGGAACAGGATGAGGAAGGCGAGAGCCAGTGCTCGAGTCAGAAGAACAATTCAGACCACCAGTACTTCAGCGGAGACTTCAACAAAGTCCAGGCCAAAGAAGCTGAGGAGAAAACAAATAATCAGGAAGATGATGTagatgaggaagaagaggaagatgaggaagaagaggaggaggaggaggcccAAACGAAGCCTGACCAGTCCCCTATCGTCCCGGaaagcagttttccaactcagGTATCAGAACCGGACGCCGTGATCAATAGCGAAAAACCAGACACTCTCCTAACTgatgaggaagaagaagaggaggacgaagatgaggaagatgaagaggaagCAGCCAACAAAGCCTCACCCACAGTAGTCATAGAGCTGCACTCTGAAGGTGAcgatgaggaggatgaggatgaagaagaggatgaaggagaggaagaagtgGATGAAGCAGAAGATGAAGAGATGGACAGCGTGTCCCATAGATCAGAAGTCACGGACGAGTCCGAGACGTACGACATGACACGAGGGAACCTGGGGCTCCTGGAGCAGGCCATCGCCCTGAAGGCTGAGCAGACCGGACACAGCTCCGAGGAGAGCCACTCTCCAGAGCTGCAGGGCTACCACAGCCtagaagagaaaagcagcaaACTGCCAGATCATGCAGCACGCAGGGGATACTACAGTAAAG AAGGTTCCAGATCAGAGAAGAAAGAAGTGAAATGCCCCACCCCAGGATGTGATGGGACAGGTCATGTGACTGGACTGTACCCTCACCACCGGAGCCTTTCTGGGTGTCCACATAAGGACAGGGTCCCACCTGAAA TCTTGGCCATGCATGAGAACGTGCTGAAATGTCCAACACCTGGATGCAATGGTCAAGGCCATGTTAACAGTAATCGCAACACACACCGCAG TTTATCTGGCTGCCCAATAGCTGCAGCAGGAAAACACTCAAAGAGTTTTGAAAAGCAAGTTCAGGCCCAGGCTTCGGTCAGTGAGCAGTCTGTTGGAGGCTCTAAATCAGACAGAGTACTCAG GCCCATGTGTTTTGTGAAGCAGCTGGAGATTCCTCAGTATGGTAGCTACAGACCTAATGTGGTGCCAGCCACCCCTCGAGCCAACCTGGCGAAGGAACTGGAGAAGTACTCCAAGGTGTCCTTTGACTATGCAAGCTTCGACGTGCAGGTGTTTGGCAAGCGCATGCTTGCCCCAAAGATGCCCACCAGCGAAACCTCACCTAAAGCCTTCAAAT CTTCCTCCCCAAGCCAGAGCTTATCTGGAAGCTATGCCAAGAGcagctcctcctccacctccagcGGATATGACTACTCTCATGATGCCGAGGCTGCTCACATGGCTGCCACTGCCATTCTCAACCTGTCCACGCGCTGCTGGGAGAGACCGGAGAACCTTAGCACCAAGCATCAGGAACAGGCCAGCAAG GACATGGAGATTGAGGTTGATGAGAACGGCACCCTAGACCTCAGCATGAAGAAACTCAAGAGGGAGGGTGTGAGGTCACCTGACccttcatcatcatcctcatcattcTCACAACAGCACGGAGTCACCTCACCTCACTCTGGCCACTCCTACAAAGTAGAAGAGTGGGAAGGGCCTCTCGATTACACCAAGACAAGCCgacagaaggaggaggagcctGAGGAG GTGGATTACACTGTACAGTCCCACACGTCCTCTGATGGAGAAGATGATGATGTCACACAAGAGAGTCTGGAGGACAGGAAGTATCCTGGTGAGGTCACAACGTCCAGCTTCAAAGTCAAGCTCCCACCCAAAGACACCAAGAAAGATCTCTTGAT ATGTCCCACCCCAGGATGTGATGGCAGTGGCCACATAACAGGGAACTATGCATCTCACCGCAG TCTCTCTGGATGTCCTCTTGCTGATAAAAGTCTTCGGACCCTCATGGCTGCCCACACTGGTGAACTCAA ATGCCCCACGCCAGGCTGTGATGGATCAGGACACATCACTGGAAACTATGCCTCACACAGAAG TTTGTCTGGATGCCCTCGTGCCAAGAAGGGAGGAATAAAAATAACCCCCACCAAGGATGACAAGGAAGATTCAGAGCTGATTAA GTGCCCGGTGCCTGGCTGTGATAGTCTGGGTCATATAAGCGGGAAGTACGCCACCCATCGTAGTGCCTACGGCTGCCCACTGGCCGCACGCAGACAGAAAGAGGGCCTGCTGAACGGTACACCTTTCTCCTGGAAGTCCTTCAAGTCAGAGGGTCCCACCTGCCCAACCCCGGGATGTGACGGCTCAGGCCATGCTAATGGCAGCTTCCTCACACACCGAAG CCTATCAGGTTGTCCTCGAGCTTCTGCTAACAAGAAGAAAGCAAGGTTCCCTGGAGATGACTACATCAGCAAAAAATTCAGAGCAAGTGATG TTCTTGATAATGATGAAGACATAAAGCAGCTGAACAAAGAGATCTGTGAGCTCAACGAGTCAAATTCAGAGATGGAAGCAGACATGGCCAACCTTCACACGCAG ATCTCATCAATGGAGAAGAACTTGAAGAGCATGCAGGAGGAAAACAAACTCATTGAAGAGAAAAATGAGGCCCTGTTCATTGAGCTGTCCGGCCTGAGCCAGGCACTGATCCGCAGCCTGGCCAACGTCCGTCTCCCTCAGATG GAGCCCATCAGCGAGCAGAACTTTGATACCTATGTGGACACCCTGACCCAcatgttctctaacaaggaatGCTACCAGAACCCGGAGAACCGAGCCTTGCTGGAATCTATCAACCAGGCCGTCAAAGGCATCGAGGTGTAA